GACGTAAAGTATATACCTAAATCATTCGGTTTAGTTAAATTCGAGTCTGGTAATACTACAGTTCGAATATAATTATGTGAATTTGTCGTTAAATTTGAAATATATAGAAGGTGAATTTTCTTAAAAATGAATTTGTATGGAGTCCTCAATCATTCAGTTTAGTCTAAATTCGAGTCTGGTAGTAAATACTACAGTTTGAATACGATTATGTGACTTTACTGTTAATTTCGAAATTTATAAGACTTAAGTAACACTTACCCAAATGAGGCCTCTGATCATTTCATTGGAATAATATTTAGGATCATCTTTTTGTAAGGACAACAAAACATGAAGCATAGACTTCTTTCTTGTATCAGACAATTTTCCTTGCCTTTCCATTTGGACATGTTCTTCCATCAATCCTTCCATAAACTCAATCTTTTCTTCCATCAATTTCTGAAACTTGTCTTCAGCAGATCCTAAGATAAACCTAAAATGCTTCAACATTGGCATGAAATCCTCCAAATTCGAAACGCCACCCAACCGAAAACTCTCTTCAACAATGTTCTGAAGTTTTCTTGAGGTCTCCTCTTTGTCCTTGCCTTCATCTTCAAAGTAACTATACCCAACTAACATCCTCATCATATTGTCTAAAGTTAGCCGAAATATGGCCGACTTCATTTCGACCACTCCCTTTTCACTCATCTCCCTCATCATCCACCCCAAGAAGGACCGGGCTACATCAGCCCGGACTTCAAAAAGGGATTGCAGTCGTTGAGGGGACAGTACCTCAACGGCTGCAACCCGGCGCAGATTGCGCCAGTGGGGACCGTGGGGTGCCCACGCTATGTTAGTGTAGTCGAACCCGTTGTACTTGCCCGCCACAAGGCGGGGTCGGTCCACAAACACGTCGCTCCTAACCAAACACTCCTCTGCAGCTGAGGCAGAGGAGAGTAGGAGAACGGGTCGGGATCCGAACCATAGGTACAAGACTGAGCCTTGTTCGGCCGCAAGACGGCCGAGGAATAGGTGGAGGGGTTTCTTGAGGAGGTAGAGGTGGCCTATGATAGGAAGGCGTAGGCATGGACTTGGAGGTAACTTTTTAAGTTTGGAAAAACGCAAGATTATATGGTTGATCATAAAGTAGGTGCTAAGGCAAAGTGCCAAATACTTGAAAAATGTTATGCTTTCCATTTTTTAGTTTTGGATGAGATGATATTTGATTTGTGAAAATACTATGTTTTGCCAATTATTTATAGGGCAAAACTAGTCAATTTATATGGTGATAAATGGTATATTATATTCTAATTAGTAAGCTTCCTTGTAAATGTCTAATAAGTGTGTCTTGAATTCAAGAAGAAAGACTATTAGAATTCAAGCTACTTCCTTGTAAATGTCGAGTATTTCAGTAAGTCTCCGTTGTGACGGGTTAAATAGCACCACATGGGTAGATAAGATAAAAATCAGAGAATTTAGGGAGTCACAAATGACTTATCTTTATTTATCATGTGAATTTTATTTgattcgtcacaagcttgtgaccaaTATTGTCCAtcacaaatgaaaatttgtgaaagTATTTTGGTAAATTTTTTAAATGTTGAAAGACTTGAAGACTCTCACTAGTCACTTTCAATGGAAAAGCACTTCATCATTCAACCATGTTACATTGTTACCTCTTGTGAGTGTAATATGAAAGCAACTACCTTGTAATTTACAACACAAATGATATGTGCAATAGAAACAAAATGTCCTATGTCATTATTATATTTGGACATTTGGTGTATGGAAGTTGGGAGGAATAAAAACTACGGAAATATGGAATGGTCATAAAATATACAATTGGGTCAATAGGACTAGTAGTTATAATAAGGAAGATATATGGTAGTTTACATGGTGCATTTCACACTATAACCACTCCATTGCTAACTTATTCATTTAGGTACAAGATGATAAGCAATTTATAGACTACACATCTGAGGTGTaccttttattgtttattttctaagttttattttaaagtttttgagttctactttagtataaagtttttgagtacATTTattaaaacattacactaaaaaaaatataatattgctcaaaaactatatttataaatgataatatgctcagaaaaaaatgtgtatatgctaAAAAACTACAAGGTCTGACGTCTGAGATACTACttcagatgcgtaatccttttttTCGATGATAAGGGATGATAGCAAATACTTCCTCCTATTCTAATATAATCTTTTATATTGATTTTGAACCAAAATTTAGTGGAGTAGTAATAGGTGGAGGAAAATGAAAGTATGAGAGAGAATATCgggttacatgttatattaatcacAAATGATAGACAAATAAGGGGAGTGAAAGATCTTTGTGGATTTTCGgttttagaaaaagtagaagaTGTTAGTGAACAAGAGGGAGTGACAAATAACAATCATAGAGTAAACTATTGTACCTCTACCTCTGTCTCAAGAGTTTAGATTATGGATAACAATGGGTCTAGGATTTTGTGTAGATAGATCTCATAATATTCTTTTGAGGGGTGcatataaatctcatttttgtGGGTCTAGACAAATTTTCGTGGATCTTGGTCTTGTCGTTAAGACCCAGACTCTACTCATAAACCCCATTTTTTTGGGTTATGTTCATTCATGGACGAGTTTTACTTTTTTATGGACGTAAATTACCATAATACTCctctaatttaacaaaaaaaaaaaacaaaaaaaacaaagaaacaaaaccAACGTAGTAACCCTTCCCTGCCACCATCACCTTCTTCCTCCATTCCTACCATCCTCACCCACATCTGCTACCACCGTCGTCAACCCCCGCGAATGCACCACCGATGTCGCCCATCACCAACCCTGACCCACGACCATAACCCCTCCCTTACAGCCAACATCCTGACGCACGACCACCGTCCGCCGCCAACAACCGCCCTACACAATCATACACCCACAGGCGTATTCCTACACGCGGCCCCCACCTTGCCCTCTCCTCTTTCTGGCGACCAGCCGTCTACCCCGACCATcattcctccaaaaaccctaattgcAAAATTAACCTAATGAATTTGTATTTGATTAATTTTGAGACAAAAAATCGAtgttaattaatgaaattaaGATTGATATTTGTTCAATGTGTGAATTAAGTGCATAATGAGTGAATTTGGTAGGATTTATCAAATTTCTTGTGAAAGAGGAGAAGAGGGAAGAAAAAACaactttttttcttattttttaagAGAAGGGTATGAGGtggaaaaattatgaaaaaaagtTCGTGAAAGAGTAAAACGTGTCCGTGAAAGAGCAATGACGTTTTTTTTATTACTGTATATTTTTAAATATACTTATAAGAATAACTAAATTTTACATAAAAGACATGTTTGTTATCTTTTATTCTAACTCTCATATGTCATTTTAGTTATTTCATACATTAGGTTATTAACCAATTTACAACATGAAGTATTAAATACGAGTATTCAAGAAATAATAACTAGTTTTTTCATCATCTAAATAATAACTTATGCGGTACTTTGTTACTCTGTCGTCTGTCATACAAATTTTATACGAAATATTTATAATCCTGTTAAACACATTCGAATGTGTTCTATGTAATTTTAATAGcaaaataaactaaaaaatttaataaaattaattgaAAAAGATCGGATCTATTACGGATTCAGGCCCTACCCAGATCTAATGAGTCTGGATCTGCGTCTGAAAATTTTAGACCTTGCAGATATGGGTCAGATCTAGGTCCAACATATATAATACCGGTCTGGATATGAATCTTATAAGATCATATCTATGCCCTATTCATCGCCATCCCTAATTCTTTTATTCGATTAAAATAAACATCACAAATGAGTAAAAATGTAAAGTtttagagaagagagagagagtataAACTGTTTTAATAAGTCTTGTTGAAGACgagtcggagcaagtgacggataatgccactcacaaaaagaatagaggggacaaggtgggggcactccCATATGCTTCCCTCTCTTCTCTatatgggtcatttgtgaggaaaaatgataaccgtcactccaaagtgacggatacgtaccgtcacaaatgagattttgtgaacatGTTTTGAGAGGATAATGTAGAAGGTAGGAACTTAATAGCATGTACAATAGTGGCTCTCTAAATACCTCTTCAAATGCTTCTATTATTGGAGAGCAAAAAAGTAGAAACTTGAGAGCATGTACAACCTACTTTTTgactaggttgcacggacacgccACTTTTTTAGCCTCCGCGTGTCCGACACAGTGTCGGACACGGACACGCCTAGGACACGGCTCTAAACGTGTCAgacacttcaaaaaccgtgtcgCCGGTTTTATTTTAAATGAAGGCGTGTCGGACACGGTCCAAGATAGGCGGACACGGTCCGTATTTGGTGGACACGGCACTTTTGCCCTTTTCAATACAACAAGACCCAATTTCCTTCACTACATTAGTACATTAACAATTTCCTTTCAAAACAACACCCTCTATTGTACGGCCACCAACAGCTTCCCCTTGCCGCCGACACTAGAGCTCCTTGCCGTCGCCGCCGATCTGTTGTCGTCGTCCGTCGACATCACAGTCAGGTTAATGATTTtaaaaagtcacaatgactaattgtGTAGAATTTTGAGGATGGTTCCATTTTGGGAGGAGTTTGGGGGTTTGATTTTGAGGAATTTTGTGAGTTAGGGTTTTGATGCGGAAGATTTGGGGAATTAATTTAATTGAAGTGAGAGGTCAACAGGGATCTGGGTTTTAATGCGGAAGATTTTAAAAATTCAATATTGTATACTAGTACcaggtttgatgtagaagatttAAGATGACATAGATTTGGAGGAGTGATATGGAGTTTAATTTCATTGAAGTGAGAGTAGGTGTCTGACTTTAGTGGAGGAAATTATTTCAATCGGATTGCTGAGTGCTGATTAATTGACTTGGTCCATTTGGTTTCTCACACAGTTTAGATATTGGTTGTTTTACGACTTGTGACGTTTAAATGATCAAAGTTTAGATGTTGGTGGTAATGAGctttaaattccctttattttaatatctatattgatttttttttgccgtgtcccgtgtcctaaaaaAATCGGAGTGCCGTGTCCCGTGtcccgtgtccgtgtcgtgtccgtgtccgttttcgtGCAACCTAGCTTTTTGAGGCATTCTATGGGTAGGGTTTGGGTGCCT
The Silene latifolia isolate original U9 population chromosome 11, ASM4854445v1, whole genome shotgun sequence genome window above contains:
- the LOC141612307 gene encoding cytochrome P450 81Q32-like; this translates as MESITFFKYLALCLSTYFMINHIILRFSKLKKLPPSPCLRLPIIGHLYLLKKPLHLFLGRLAAEQGSVLYLWFGSRPVLLLSSASAAEECLVRSDVFVDRPRLVAGKYNGFDYTNIAWAPHGPHWRNLRRVAAVEVLSPQRLQSLFEVRADVARSFLGWMMREMSEKGVVEMKSAIFRLTLDNMMRMLVGYSYFEDEGKDKEETSRKLQNIVEESFRLGGVSNLEDFMPMLKHFRFILGSAEDKFQKLMEEKIEFMEGLMEEHVQMERQGKLSDTRKKSMLHVLLSLQKDDPKYYSNEMIRGLIWTLYQGGTDTSSATAVWAMSLLINHPEVLKKAQAEMDAQVGNDRLVQESDKKSLPYLQCIVNETLRMYPPGPIGLPYVANSDTKVEGYHIPKGTMLLYNIWAIHNDPKVWDEPREFKPERFSGYEENRLGNNFMPFGVGKRVCPGEHLARRIVWLAVAILVQCFELETVDGEMVDMTESGGQTSFKAEPLLAKCHPRPGMMNLLSQL